One genomic window of Ficedula albicollis isolate OC2 chromosome 18, FicAlb1.5, whole genome shotgun sequence includes the following:
- the LOC101819107 gene encoding uncharacterized protein LOC101819107: MNPVFRWNSWASVPQPRANTPGQPTGSFSLGENPIPAGICHHCHQQGTAVPLAGAVTHCHTVTSRARLCPWQGLSLIVTLSPAGHGCALGRGCHSLSHCHQQGTAVPLAGAVTHCHTVTSRARLCPWQGLSLIVTLSPAGHGCALGRGCHSLSHCHQQGTAVPLAGAVTHCHTVTSRARLCPWQGLSLIVTLSPAGHGCALGRGCHSLSHCHQQGTAVPLAGAVTHCHTVTSRARLCPWQGLSLIVTLSPAGHGCALGRGCHSLSHCHQQGTAVPLAGAVTHCHTVTAQLCPWQGLSPIVTLSLAGDSCVPSEPTTSAGAALHTTAISSHQWLLVCFVCPCPLC, from the exons ATGAATCCCGTGTTCAGGTGGAATTCCTGGGCATCTGTTCCCCAGCCACGTGCAAACACACCAGGACAACCGACGGGCAGTTTCAGCTTGG GTGAAAACCCAATCCCTGCTGGGATctgtcaccactgtcaccagcagggcacagctgtgcccctggcaggggctgtcaCTCATTGTCACACTGTCACCAGCAGGGCACGGCTgtgcccttggcaggggctgtCACTCATTGTCACACTGTCACCAGCAGGGCACGGCTgtgcccttggcaggggctgtCACTCATTGTCACACTGTCACCAGCAGGGCACGGCTgtgcccttggcaggggctgtCACTCATTGTCACACTGTCACCAGCAGGGCACGGCTgtgcccttggcaggggctgtCACTCATTGTCACACTGTCACCAGCAGGGCACGGCTgtgcccttggcaggggctgtCACTCATTGTCACACTGTCACCAGCAGGGCACGGCTgtgcccttggcaggggctgtCACTCATTGTCACACTGTCACCAGCAGGGCACGGCTgtgcccttggcaggggctgtCACTCATTGTCACACTGTCACCAGCAGGGCACGGCTgtgcccttggcaggggctgtCACTCATTGTCACACTGTCACCAGCAGGGCACGGCTgtgcccttggcaggggctgtCACTCATTGTCACACTGTCACCAGCAGGGCACGGCTgtgcccttggcaggggctgtCACTCATTGTCACACTGTCACCAGCAGGGCACGGCTgtgcccttggcaggggctgtCACTCATTGTCACACTGTCACCAGCAGGGCACGGCTgtgcccttggcaggggctgtCACTCATTGTCAcactgtcacagcacagctgtgc ccctggcaggggctgtcaCCCATTGTCACACTGTCACTGGCAGGGGACAGCTGTGTGCCCTCTGAGCCTACCacctctgctggggcagctcttcACACCACTGCCATTTCAAGTCACCAGTGGCTTTTAGTGTGTTTTGTTTGCCCATGCCCTCTGTGCTGA
- the MFSD6L gene encoding major facilitator superfamily domain-containing protein 6-like — protein sequence MVLGAVVLWELLAAFLERTMDESVYEYLDFVDATDSRIPRRSTRAPGLAKALSLLRGDGRALLFAGTVFLVGAAGSAGHNFLLWQLQDQGSSGLLMGLWVGLGPLAELALHPLRGQLLRALPGCGLELLSLAVLAAQLLSYSLLRAPWAALPVQALSGLSSGALRWRLQGTVGDVATPGSERALLALLGGLCAAGAGLGGLGGGFVLQRFGLALLLQASCAGLGLWILFVLIVRSRLPRRRKINYSRLLAAESSEMSDSEEENEDWLVKAMRDESFNRNWIQQHGIK from the exons atggtgctgggtgctgtggtgCTTTGGGAGCTGTTGGCCGCTTTCCTGGAACGGACCATGGATGAGAGTGTCTACGAGTACCTGGACTTTGTGGACGCCACGGACAG CCGCATTCCCAGGAGAAGCACCCGTGCTCCCGGGCTGGCCAAAGCGCTGTCCCTGCTGCGGGGGGACGGCCGGGCGCTGCTGTTCGCGGGCACCGTGTTCCTCGTGGGTGCTGCCGGCTCTGCCGGGCACAACTTCctcctgtggcagctgcaggaccagggcagCAGCGGGCTCCTCATGGGGCTCTGGGTGGGGCTGGGCCCgctggcagagctggccctTCACCCGCTCCGGGGGCAGCTGCTGCGGGCGCTGCCGGGCTgcgggctggagctgctgagcctggcCGTGCTGGCAGCGCAGCTCCTGAGCTATTCCCTGCTCCGCGCTCCCTGGGCAGCGCTGCCCGTGCAGGCGCTGTCCGGCCTCAGCAGCGGGGCGCTGCGGTGGCGGCTGCAGGGGACAGTGGGGGACGTGGCCACGCCGGGCTCGGAGCGCGCCCTGCTCGCCCTGCTCGGGGGGCTCTGCGCGGCCGGAGCCGGCCTGGGCGGCTTGGGGGggggctttgtgctgcagcGCTTCGGGCTGGCgctgctgctccaggccagCTGcgcggggctggggctctggATCCTCTTCGTCCTAATCGTCCGATCCAGATTGCCCCGGcggagaaaaattaattattcccggctgctggctgctgagtCCAGTGAAATGAGTGACTCTGAGGAGGAGAACGAGGACTGGCTGGTAAAGGCTATGAGGGATGAGAGCTTTAACAGGAATTGGATACAGCAGCATGGGATCAAGTAA